The window ATGCCCTCCCGCAATTGCACACCTCTCAAGGTGCGCCCATAGGCGGCGTGTACGGATTTATCAATATTCTCTTGAAACATCTTATGGAGCACGACGCAGACTATCTGGCAGTTGTTTTTGACACTGGGTCAAAAAATTTTCGCCATGCCATGTATCCGCAATACAAGATGAATCGTCCAAGATTACCTGAGGATCTACTTCGGCAATTCTCGCCACTGCGCGAAGCAGTAAGCGCACTAGGCATTGCCAGCGAAGAGGTGCAGAATTTTGAGGCAGATGACGTGATTGCTACGCTGAGCACGAAATATGCATCGCAGGATGTTCAGGTGCGAATAGTTACCGCAGACAAAGATTTGCTGCAACTTATTGGGGAACACGTGCAGGTTTTTGATCCTATAAGGAATAGGTACCTGACTAACGAATACGTTGTGGACAAGTTTGGCGTGACTCCAGACAGGCTGCTGGACGTGCTCGCTCTAACTGGAGATACTTCCGACAACATCCCTGGCGTGCCAAGCATTGGTGTGAAAACTGCTGCGAAGCTTGTCAACCAATTTGGATCTTTGGATAACGTTTTGAATTGCGCTGAGCAAGTTGAGCAAAAAAAATGTCGAGAAATGCTTATACAGCACGCAGATCAGGCCACACTCTCGAGAGATTTGGTGTCTTTACAGCGGACAGTCGAGTTTGATGGGGATCTGGACAAGTATGCCAAGAGACCGCCTGACACGGAACGATTGCTAGCGTTCTTAGAAAAATACGAGCTAGGTTCTTTGCGAGGGAAGATAGAACAGTGTTACCAAGTCTCCTTTAAGTCTTCTGAGAGGCAAGACGCAGGAGAACTGCCAGAATCTCAAACCGAGGATCCAGTGGCATTCTTGCACAAATGCGAGAGCATCGGGGTACTGGCTTTCTATGCAAAAATTGCAGATGAAACCATCAACGAGCTATCAGTTGCCTACGATAGAGAGCATGCACTTACCATACGCAAGGAAGAAGTGCAAAATTTTATGGAGGTTGCCAAGCAGATTTTGGCTTCGGATTCTGTGCTGAAAGTTGTGCACGATGCGAAGTTGATTATGCAGCATTTCCCGGATTTAGGAGTATTTGATGATGTTATGTTGATGTCTTACAGCTTGGATGCCAGTAGTCACGACCACAGTTTGACGGGCATGACCTACCGTTACTTGCATCAAAAATTTCCGGCCAAGATGGCATGTGCTCTTGTGCAATTGCATTCGGTAATGAGGGAAAAACTGCTTTCAGATAGGCTGTTCACTGTTTATTATCAGCTTGAGAGGCCACTTGTACGCGTTCTCTACGAGATGCAAGAAGTTGGCATTGAAGTGGACACGGAGATTTTGAAGCAACTTTCGCGCGATTTTCACGGTTCTATACGCTCGCTGGAAAGGGAGATATATGGTCTTGCTGGGTGCAAGTTCAATGTTGCATCTGCTAGACAGCTGGGGAAGCTTCTGTTCGAGCGTATG of the Anaplasma centrale str. Israel genome contains:
- the polA gene encoding DNA polymerase I, translated to MASFVVVDAYGFLFRAYYALPQLHTSQGAPIGGVYGFINILLKHLMEHDADYLAVVFDTGSKNFRHAMYPQYKMNRPRLPEDLLRQFSPLREAVSALGIASEEVQNFEADDVIATLSTKYASQDVQVRIVTADKDLLQLIGEHVQVFDPIRNRYLTNEYVVDKFGVTPDRLLDVLALTGDTSDNIPGVPSIGVKTAAKLVNQFGSLDNVLNCAEQVEQKKCREMLIQHADQATLSRDLVSLQRTVEFDGDLDKYAKRPPDTERLLAFLEKYELGSLRGKIEQCYQVSFKSSERQDAGELPESQTEDPVAFLHKCESIGVLAFYAKIADETINELSVAYDREHALTIRKEEVQNFMEVAKQILASDSVLKVVHDAKLIMQHFPDLGVFDDVMLMSYSLDASSHDHSLTGMTYRYLHQKFPAKMACALVQLHSVMREKLLSDRLFTVYYQLERPLVRVLYEMQEVGIEVDTEILKQLSRDFHGSIRSLEREIYGLAGCKFNVASARQLGKLLFERMGLSSSTKKMPSGSYSTNAEVLTELAAEGVEIADKVLKWRHFSKLKSTYVDALLRQVETGTERVHTSYSMVATATGRISSSNPNLQNIPIRSKEGTEIRKAFVAREGHKLVSADYSQMELKIMAHIAGVQAFRDAFAEGKDIHQVTAQQIFGDDVTDPELRRRAKSINFGIIYGMSPFGLAKNVGITRQEATQYVEQYFRSYPEIKNYMEAIKAYARKYGYTRTAFGRKCYVPGINSAQHAIRGFAERAAINAPIQGTAADVVKKAMINLRDKLEVGTIILQVHDELLVEVPESHVDNVAQLMKEVMEGVASFSVPLRVDIGVGNSWGSMAKLESV